From Cronobacter turicensis z3032, the proteins below share one genomic window:
- the edd gene encoding Phosphogluconate dehydratase — MHPELLRVTKRITERSRATRDAYLARIEEAKSQTVHRASLACGNLAHGFAACQPDDKAALKSMLRNNIGIITSYNDMLSAHQPYENYPQQIREALHSVGAVAQVAGGVPAMCDGVTQGQDGMELSLLSREVIAMSAAVGLSHNMFDGALYLGVCDKIVPGLAMAALSFGHLPAVFIPSGPMSSGLPNKEKVRIRQLYAEGKVDRAALLESEAASYHEPGTCTFYGTANTNQMVIEFMGMQLPGSSFVHPDAPLRHALTAAAARQVTRLTGNGNDWMPLGKLVDEKVVVNGIVALLATGGSTNHTMHLVAMARAAGIIINWDDFSAISDIVPLLARLYPNGPADINHFQAAGGVPVLMRELLKGGLLHEDVNTVAGFGLARYTQEPWLDNGELAWRDGAPASLDNATIATLDTPFSKHGGTKVLSGNLGRAVMKTSAVPVENQVVEAPAVVFESQHDVLPAFEAGLLDRDCVVVVRHQGPKANGMPELHKLMPPLGVLLDRCFKIALVTDGRLSGASGKVPSAIHVTPEAYDGGLLAKVRDGDIIRVNGQTGELTLLVDEDELARREPYHPNLSAQRVGTGRELFGALREKLSGAEQGATCIDF, encoded by the coding sequence ATGCATCCTGAATTGTTACGGGTAACAAAACGTATTACCGAACGCTCCCGCGCCACGCGTGACGCTTACCTGGCCCGCATCGAAGAGGCGAAAAGCCAGACCGTGCATCGCGCCAGCCTCGCCTGCGGCAATCTGGCCCACGGCTTCGCCGCCTGCCAGCCGGATGACAAAGCGGCGCTGAAAAGTATGCTGCGTAACAATATCGGCATCATTACTTCCTATAACGACATGCTCTCCGCGCACCAGCCTTACGAAAACTATCCGCAGCAGATCCGCGAGGCGCTGCACAGCGTCGGCGCGGTGGCGCAGGTCGCAGGCGGCGTGCCCGCCATGTGCGACGGCGTGACGCAGGGGCAGGACGGTATGGAACTGTCGCTGCTGAGCCGCGAAGTGATAGCTATGTCGGCGGCGGTGGGGCTGTCGCACAACATGTTTGACGGCGCGCTCTACCTCGGCGTGTGCGACAAAATCGTGCCGGGGCTGGCGATGGCGGCGCTCTCTTTCGGGCATCTGCCCGCCGTATTTATCCCGTCCGGCCCGATGTCGAGCGGCCTGCCGAACAAAGAAAAAGTACGCATTCGCCAGCTCTACGCCGAAGGCAAAGTGGATCGCGCGGCGCTGCTGGAATCCGAAGCCGCGTCTTATCACGAGCCCGGCACCTGCACCTTCTACGGCACCGCCAATACCAACCAGATGGTCATTGAATTTATGGGGATGCAACTGCCAGGCTCCTCGTTTGTTCACCCGGACGCGCCGCTGCGCCACGCGCTGACCGCCGCCGCCGCGCGTCAGGTCACGCGCCTTACCGGCAACGGCAACGACTGGATGCCGCTTGGCAAACTGGTGGATGAAAAAGTAGTGGTGAACGGCATCGTGGCGCTGCTCGCCACCGGCGGCTCCACCAACCACACCATGCATCTGGTGGCGATGGCGCGTGCAGCGGGCATCATCATTAACTGGGATGATTTCTCCGCGATCTCCGACATTGTGCCGCTGCTGGCGCGCCTCTACCCGAACGGTCCGGCGGATATCAACCACTTCCAGGCTGCGGGCGGCGTACCGGTGCTGATGCGCGAGCTGCTGAAAGGCGGGTTGCTGCATGAAGATGTCAACACGGTGGCGGGCTTTGGTCTTGCGCGCTATACCCAGGAGCCGTGGCTCGACAACGGCGAACTTGCCTGGCGCGACGGGGCGCCAGCCTCGCTGGATAACGCCACTATCGCGACCCTCGACACCCCGTTCTCGAAGCATGGCGGCACCAAAGTGCTGAGCGGCAACCTTGGCCGCGCGGTGATGAAAACGTCTGCCGTGCCGGTGGAAAACCAGGTCGTCGAAGCGCCCGCCGTGGTGTTCGAAAGCCAGCACGACGTCTTGCCTGCCTTTGAGGCCGGGCTGCTGGACCGCGATTGCGTCGTGGTGGTGCGCCATCAGGGGCCAAAAGCGAACGGGATGCCAGAATTACATAAACTTATGCCGCCGCTTGGTGTATTATTGGACCGCTGTTTCAAAATTGCATTGGTCACGGATGGTCGCCTCTCCGGCGCGTCGGGGAAAGTGCCTTCGGCCATCCACGTGACGCCCGAAGCTTACGACGGCGGGCTGCTCGCGAAAGTGCGCGACGGCGATATCATCCGCGTCAACGGACAGACCGGCGAACTGACGCTGCTGGTGGATGAAGACGAACTGGCGCGGCGTGAGCCTTACCACCCGAATCTCAGCGCCCAGCGCGTGGGAACGGGGCGCGAGCTGTTCGGTGCGCTGCGTGAAAAACTGTCCGGGGCGGAGCAGGGCGCGACCTGCATCGACTTTTAA